The nucleotide sequence GCCATATAGGAAGGAGTAGTGACATCGGGGATTGCGGCTCGAGAAAGCGAATGCAGGCTAAGAGGTCAATGCAGCCTTGACACGGGCTCTGGGTACAGCTCCCTCATGAGAAGCACGATTCCTTGCGGTGGGTACACACCCTGCTCTGTGATTATCAGGTCGATGTACTCCGGAGGGGTAACGTCGAAAGCAGGGTTCTTCACCTTGACTTTTTTGTTGGCATCCAGATATGACTTGGGGACAACCTCATATGGGCTCCTGTTCTCTATCTCGACGAGCTCCCCAAGCATTGTGGTCGGACTGAGCTTGTAGGTCTCTGCTGCGACGTAGAACCTGGCCCTCGCCTCGTGCGCGATGAGCGCTATCTGTGCGGTCCCTATCTTGTTGACGACGGCGCCGTTGGAGGCTATGGCATCGGCCCCCACCAGTGCTTTGTCCACCTTGCGCATGTAGACCCTGGCCGCGGAGTCGGGTATCAGGGAGACGTCCAGGCCCTTCCTGGCCAGTACAGATGCTGTAATCCTTCCCTGGTACCTCGGCCGTGTCTCCGTGACAAGGACCCCGAATCTCTTCCCGTCGTTGTGCGCGGAGCTGAGAATAGCTGTGACTGCTTCGCTGTTGCAGTGTGTCATTATGGTGTCGCCGTTGACTATCCTCTTTGCGCCGATGCTACCAATGGCCTGGACTGCCCCGAGGCTGGAAGCCATGAAGTTGTCACACGCCTCGTCTATGCCCGCGATTAGAGAACCCAGAGAGACCTCCTTCTCTCTGTTGCGACTTGCAACCGAAAGGACATGGTTTATCGCGTTGGGGAGTGACACCGCGGTTGGCCTTGCTTCCTTTAACCTAGCGCCAGCAGCGAGAAGGCCTTGGTAGAGCTCATCCGCGGAGGAGAACCTCCCGCCGTCGCAATACTGCTTCAAAGCCGAGACGGCTTCCCTCGCTATGCGACCTGCTCCCCTGACTCTCATGCTCTTGATGAGGGAGTAGGTTGACTCGACGGCGTTCCCACTCATTTGCGTGGGGAAGCGCAGGCCATCTCAAATCTCTTTCTGATTCAGAGTAGTCCGGGATGTCACCCGAGGCTTCTGGCTATCAATGGGGCCACGCTCACGACAGCGCTGTCATTGGGGACGGTATCGGTTGTCACCACGTGATCGATGCCTGATGCTATCATTCGTTCGTATGCTCCAGGCGCGAACAGTCCGTGCGTCACCAGGGCGATGACCCGTCTCGCCCCGGTCTTCTTCAGGATGGTTGCGATGCCAGCCAGTGTGCCTCCGGTACTTACGATGTCATCGACAAGCAGGACGTCCCGTCCATCCGCGGAAGGGCCTTCGAAGTCCATCTTCACAGACGCATCCCCAAGCCTGACTTTCGTTGCTGTGGCACTCTCTGCTCCCAGAGCCGAAGCAACCTTCGAAGCCCACTGCGAGCCCTCTACGTCAGGAGCAACCACGAGAGGGTCGACAAGGCTGAAGTTGCTCGAGGCGTAGGATGCCAAGTCTTTCATGGCAGACAGGCTTACGGCGGGAGTGGTGAAGAGCTGTCCCAGGTCATGCGTCCTGTGCAGGTGCGGGTCTACGACGAACAGCTTCGAGGTTCCGCTGGAGTCAATCAATCTTGCGAAGACACGCGATGATAGCGCCTCACCCTGCTTGAATCTTTCATCCTGCCTCAGGTACGCGAGGTAGGGGAAGACACCCGTGATGCTCGCAGCTCCAGCTCCGTGGGCAGCATCTGCTAGCATGACAAACTCCATTAGAAGTCCGTCTGGATCCCTGTAAGTGGATTGGATTATCGAGACGACCTCGCCTTTGCAGTTCCGTGTCAGGTCGAGGTACCTCTCTCCGTCTGGGAACTTCCTCTCTTCAAATTCAACAAGATCGGAGTTCTTCAGAGCAGCAACATCCCTTCCCAGCTTGGATGCGCCGCTGCCTGCAATGATTAGCATGACCGTTCTTCTCCCTAACGAGGGGACTGTTACAGACTTGGTATCCCGTCGTACCTAATATCATTTGCTTCTTGAGGCAGTAGCTTCATCGTCTCGGGAACCGATTCTCCTTCGAGACAGGGCAGACTGTAGCAGACTAACGGTACGTCAGGGATCCCCATTTCCTTAGGGCGGCAGCGAGTTCGGGACTCTTCTTGGCGTAGTCGTTGATGTCGTGCCCTTCCATGTAGCAATCTATAGCGTCTCTGAGCGCCTTGGCGCCGGCGCGCCCGCCGTCCGGATGTCCCCATATCCCCCCACCCATCTGCACAACCAAGTCCGTGCCAAGCATGTCCAGCAGAGGACGGAGAAGACCGACGTGAAGCCCTCCCGAACTCACGGGCAAGACAGGCTTCTTCCCGTACCAGCTCTGTTCCAGCGTCCAGCCCACTCCTTGGCTGCTGCCCTTTGTCAGTTTCTCTTGCAGTCCGAGTACCTCCTCCTTGGATGCCTCGAGCTTGCCTATCACCGTCCCGATGTGGAGCTGGTCCACCCCTATCAGCCTCGCTGTCTCAGCCAGAACTGCCATCGACATGCCGTGCGTGGGATTCCGTGTGAACGCGGCGTGGAATGCCCTGTGTGCGTGGATTGCAAGACCCAGGTCAGCGCACACGTCTCGCAGAGTTTCCAACGCAGCCCAGCCTGCAGTGCAAATGTCCACCATGACATACTCTCCGCCCAGCTGGTGGACAAGTCTCGCGCGCCTTTCCATCTCCCTTGTTTCTGCGGTGATGTTGATCAGGTAGCTCTTCCCCTCTCCGGTTTCCTTCTCGGCCCTGTCTCTGTACGAGAATGTGAGCCGAGCGCGCTTCTCGAACGAGTTGAAGCTTTGGCTGGTCAAGTTCTCGTCATCCTTCAGGAGGTCCAAACCTCCGCTCCACGCTTCGTAGGCGTGACGGGCATGCTCGACGTAGGTGAGGCCCAGCTTCGGCTTCGGCACGGACGCTGTGAGCGGTCTCTTCGGTACCCTCATGAACTTCCTAATGCCAGATATGCCGAACTGGGGTCCTCGAAAGCTACGGACAATCTCTCTGGGCCATATTACGTCCACCAGCCTCAGTTCCTTGACCGCCTTCATTCCGAAGACGTTTCCGGCGATGGAACTGAGAATCTGCGGCATGTTGGCCCCTTCGAAGAGTCCAGGAGGGTAGTAGACTCGCACCATGAAGCCGGAGATGTCGTAGGCTTTCGCCATCAGTCGCCTAACCCTTGGTGTGAGCGTGGTCAGCGTGGTCCAGGTCCCGACGCTGCTCTCCGACGCCACCCTGCCGGCTGCGTCCTCCACTGTGAAGCCTCGGGCGGGGGTGATTCTGAACAAGGCAATCAGGTCTCCTCCCTTGGGATTGCTCTTGACATCCACGAAGTCGTGATACCATTCTACTTCGCGGTCGGAGGCTTGGGCGCGGGCTCTCTTCTGGGCCATCAGGGTTCCAAGCGTGTGCAAGCATATAGTCATTTTCTCGTAGCCGCAGCCGCTTCTGATGGCATGTGCCGACTGGCTGCTCGGCGACGCATCCCGAGGAAGGTCTGCCAGATGCGGCAGGTGGGTGCGACGACTAGGACCCAGAGTGCTCTGGCCGGTACTCCCCAGATAGCCAGCGACGAGTTGCCTGAACCACGGCGACCTAGCAGTCTTTTTAAAGAGGCCTCGGAGCGAAGTCCTAGCTTATTTTTGTCCAAGAAGAGAAAGAGTCGCGGCCGTTCCAAGGGAGGCAAGGGGAGGAGCGGCACCATCTACTGCAGCAACTGCGGAGCCTCGGTGCCTAGGGACAAGGCAAAGAAGGTCACAACAAGACTCTCTATGGTCGAACCGACCCTCGCGAGGGAGCTCAGGCAGGCCGGAGCTTACATTGCAGCACCCACGACAGTTCGCTATTACTGCGTGAGTTGCGCGGTTCATTATGGAATCGTGAAGGTCAGGGCAAAAACTGAGCGACGAAACTGGTAATCTTGGGCCAGAGCTACCCTAGAAAGCCAATCCCAGCCGGATGAGGTTCGTGAATAGAAGCCAATCTTAGTTTCAGCCAAGTCCACCGAAAAGAGTGCCCGCAAGCATTCCAGCTTTATCACCGACCAGCGAACCCGGCATGCCAATTTGTGCCCGGGTAGTCGCCACGTCGAACATCTCCTCGTCGAGAGATATGCTGAGGCAATCAAGGTCACCGTCTTTCCAAGCGGAGAAAGAAGAATTAGGAGAGATCCCTCGAGAGAGACCGTCCAAGCGGCGTTCAATGAATTAGGAACTCATATCGCAGTCGCGTCCGCCTTCGGCGTGAGTCGAGCGGTCGTGAAGCGATGGCTCAGAGATTACTCCTTGACTGTCACGTCGCGACCCGAGGTAGGGCTGTCGAATTACATCAGAAGACGCCTAGCCTCTGAGGATGACAGGACGAAGGTTGCGCAGTGGGTCATGGACGAGGGCTCGATTTCTGTTGCGTTCTTCAAGAGGACCGACCTTACATCATTGGTGGTCTGCGGCAGCATGAACGATTTCGACGTTCTCTCAGAAATCTCCAACATCCTTGCGGCGCCCATCACTACCTCATGAGGCCCCAGGCCGACCGTGCTGCCGATGGGGGCTGTCAAGGTCCATGCAGCAAAAGCGTACGCTCTGCTTGAGGTACTTGGAAACCGTCTCAGCGGTCTAAAAGCCATGGAGGCTAAGGCAGCTCTGAACTTCTTCCCACGCTCCGGGAGCGTAAGGGGGAGGCACACTACTGATGAGTTCCTAGTTCCTGTATGGAGGGAGTACGCTCACGAGGCGTTGAAAGCGTGGAACTCGAAGCGGAGGGTCAAGCTGGGAGAAACTCAGATTGGTGAATGGGCCGCAAGCTGGCTTGAGGGAAGAATCAAGAGGGCGCGGAGGTTTATTGACCGCGCTGATGCTCAACAGTAGACGTCCTCGACTGATTACTGCATCAGCTGCAGCGTCCACTACGGGATAGTCAAGGTAAGAGCGAAGAGCGAAAGGAAAGGCTGGTAGCCGCGCTCCAGGCGGAACCTTCTGACCCTTCGTGAAACCTGCCTTCGGCTACATTTGCCTGCTCACCATCCAGACGGACCCGATTGCGGTCATGAATTGTGGGGCAGGAGGACGCAACGTTATTGAACTCTGAGAGGGTTGGCGAGACGCATGGCTTATGAACGCCTCAGGGAGTCGCTGACGCGCGGCAACCTTTGGCTCTACATTCTCACGACACTCGAGGGATCTGACGCTTCTCCGGGAGAGGTCAGGGAGAGAGTGAGGGAAAGGTTTGGGTTCTCTGCTGCCGGGATAACGTTCTACTCGGTTCTTTACAGGCTGAGAAGAGAGGGTCTCGTGAGGAAGGCATCCGGTGAGTTCCGCTCGACGTACGAGATCACGGGAAAGGGAAGGGAGGAACTCGAGCGGGCAAGGAGGCTAATCAAGGAGGTTGGAGGATGGATGGAACGGCCTGCGAGAGGGACCTAGAGGCCCTGTAGGTCCTTTCGAGGAATGTGTACCCCGCCATCAGAAGGACGATGAAGACTCCTAGGTCGACGAGACCCAAGAGGGAGAAGACTGCCAATACGATGAGTCTCTCGCTCCGCTCACCCACGCCGACTCCAGACAGGCTGATGCCAAGCGAATCTCCCTTGGCCCTCGTGTAGCTGACGAGGAGGCTGAAGGATAGGCTGAGGAGGACCACTGTGGATCCTGTGTAGTTCCCGACAAGGATTCCCGTGAAGATCGCGACCTCGGCAAGCCTGTCTAATGTCGAGTCGAGGAAGCCGCCCCTCTTCGAGACCGCGTTCGTCACCCTAGCCACGGCGCCGTCCACGATGTCGAAGAAGCCTGAACCGAGGATGAGGAGTCCCCCGAGCAACTCTCCCTTGTATCCTGAGAGCGAAAAGGAAGCGCCCGAGAGTACAGCGACTAGGAAACCCACGGCTGTCCACGCCGTAGGGGACAGCCCGAACGCGGTGAAGGCTCTGCCCAGACCGAGCAGGTAGCCGTTCAGGCGGGCGCGGAGCCTGTCCAGCATGTGCGGGCGAGCCTTCGAGTCAACATTATAAATACTGAGACGAGTTTGCACCCCACCTTGGGCAAAGTGGACAAGGGCGTCACGTGCAACGCGAGCGGTTGCGCCAACAAAGCCGTGCGCTCACTTAGCAGGGAACAGATGTCGGGAAGCGGGCTGAACGTGGGCGGGGAGGGAAGGCGCGTCTACCTCTGCCACGAACACTACAAGGTCTGGAAGAAGGCTACGAAGAAGTCGAAGTCGCTGGAACGAGCCAGGTGGTAAGGAGGGCGGATAGAACTGAAGATTCTCCAGATGCACACCGATTTCATAGAGTACAAGCCGATTCAGAAGGAGATAGCGGGCGCGGAGGAGATACGGCCCAAGCAGGTCAGGGAGGACGAGGTCGTAGTTTTGTTCACCACTGTCGAGACGGGGGACGACGCGCAGCTGGCCGCGAAGGCCGTGTCTGAGGCGAAGGAATTCCTCTCGAAGCTGGGGACGAAGCGACTGATGATCTACCCCTTCGCCCACCTGTCGCAGGATCTGGCGACGCCATCTGATGCCCTTCCCGTGCTTCTCGCGATGGAGGCCGAAGCGAAGAAGGCAGGACTCGAGGTGATGCGTGCCCCCTTCGGCTGGAACAAGGCACTCCAAGTGAAGGTAAAGGGCCACCCCCTCGCTGAGATGTCCAGGAGCTACTCGAACCTCGCAGTGGGAGCAGTCCCGAAGACGAAGCCGAGGCGCGAGATTTCAGAGAGCGAAGCAATGGCTCGCATAAAGAGGAGCGACTTCGGCAGCCTTCCGGAGACAGACCACAGGATAATAGGCGAGAGGCTGGACTTGTTCAGCTTCCAGGAGCCTTCGCCTGGGATGGTCTACTGGCACGACAAGGGGCTGAAGCTCCGCAACATACTCGAGGACTTCCTGCGAGCTGAGCTGGCCAAGAGAGGATACGTCGAAATCAGTAGCCCCGCACTTGCCAACACAGCGCTCTGGCGAGTAAGCGGTCACGCGGAACACTACAAAGACAACATGTTCCTGACCAAACTGGGAGAGGAGGAACTCGGCATGAAGCCGATGAACTGCCCCTCGACCTTCCTGGTTTACAAGTCGAGAAGATGGAGCTACCGAGACCTCCCTGTGAAGTACGCGACCTTCGACCCACTCTACAGGAACGAGTTGAGCGGTGTCGCGAGCGGGCTCTTCAGGGTGAAGGTGTTGAGTCAGGACGACGCCCACATTATCGCAACGGAGGACCAGGCCGAGAAGGAACTGGCTGACCTCCTCGACCTAATGGTGAAAGTGTACGGCGTCTTCAAGCTGGAGTACAAGGTCAAGGTATCGACAAGGCCGGACGAGTCGATGGGCAGCGACGAAGAGTGGGAGAGGGCCACGAACACGCTGATACGGGTTGTCAAGAAGATGGGGTTCCCTTACGAGGTCAAGGCGAAGGAGGGGAACTTCTATGCGCCCAAGATTGACGTGGACATCAAGGACTCTCTGGGTCGCGAGTGGCAGTGCGGTACCTTCCAGCTCGACCTCCAGATGCCGAAACGTTTCAAACTCACCTACACCGGGTCCGATGGGAAGGAGCACACACCCGTCGTCCTCCACAGGACGATCCTCGGCTCCCTAGAGAGGTTCATCGGGGTAATGCTGGAACACTACCAAGGCAGGCTGCCGATCTGGCTCTCTCCGGTCCAAGTGAAAGTGATACCGATCACCGACTCGAACGGTGAGTACGCGGGCCAGGTGCTGAAGAAGCTCGTCGACGCGGGCATCAGGGCGGAGGGCGACTTCGAGCCGGGCACGATGAATGCCAAGGTGAAGAAGGCGCAGCTGGAGAAGGTCCCCGAGATGGTCATTATCGGGGAGAAGGAGCAGAAGGCCGGGACCATCGCAATAAGGGACAGGGACGGGAAGCAGAGGTTCGGGATGACCGCGGAGCAGTTCGTGGAGGAACTGA is from Nitrososphaerales archaeon and encodes:
- a CDS encoding ribose 1,5-bisphosphate isomerase — its product is MSGNAVESTYSLIKSMRVRGAGRIAREAVSALKQYCDGGRFSSADELYQGLLAAGARLKEARPTAVSLPNAINHVLSVASRNREKEVSLGSLIAGIDEACDNFMASSLGAVQAIGSIGAKRIVNGDTIMTHCNSEAVTAILSSAHNDGKRFGVLVTETRPRYQGRITASVLARKGLDVSLIPDSAARVYMRKVDKALVGADAIASNGAVVNKIGTAQIALIAHEARARFYVAAETYKLSPTTMLGELVEIENRSPYEVVPKSYLDANKKVKVKNPAFDVTPPEYIDLIITEQGVYPPQGIVLLMRELYPEPVSRLH
- the prs gene encoding ribose-phosphate diphosphokinase yields the protein MLIIAGSGASKLGRDVAALKNSDLVEFEERKFPDGERYLDLTRNCKGEVVSIIQSTYRDPDGLLMEFVMLADAAHGAGAASITGVFPYLAYLRQDERFKQGEALSSRVFARLIDSSGTSKLFVVDPHLHRTHDLGQLFTTPAVSLSAMKDLASYASSNFSLVDPLVVAPDVEGSQWASKVASALGAESATATKVRLGDASVKMDFEGPSADGRDVLLVDDIVSTGGTLAGIATILKKTGARRVIALVTHGLFAPGAYERMIASGIDHVVTTDTVPNDSAVVSVAPLIARSLG
- the rbcL gene encoding type III ribulose-bisphosphate carboxylase, which encodes MAQKRARAQASDREVEWYHDFVDVKSNPKGGDLIALFRITPARGFTVEDAAGRVASESSVGTWTTLTTLTPRVRRLMAKAYDISGFMVRVYYPPGLFEGANMPQILSSIAGNVFGMKAVKELRLVDVIWPREIVRSFRGPQFGISGIRKFMRVPKRPLTASVPKPKLGLTYVEHARHAYEAWSGGLDLLKDDENLTSQSFNSFEKRARLTFSYRDRAEKETGEGKSYLINITAETREMERRARLVHQLGGEYVMVDICTAGWAALETLRDVCADLGLAIHAHRAFHAAFTRNPTHGMSMAVLAETARLIGVDQLHIGTVIGKLEASKEEVLGLQEKLTKGSSQGVGWTLEQSWYGKKPVLPVSSGGLHVGLLRPLLDMLGTDLVVQMGGGIWGHPDGGRAGAKALRDAIDCYMEGHDINDYAKKSPELAAALRKWGSLTYR
- a CDS encoding 30S ribosomal protein S26e; this translates as MSKKRKSRGRSKGGKGRSGTIYCSNCGASVPRDKAKKVTTRLSMVEPTLARELRQAGAYIAAPTTVRYYCVSCAVHYGIVKVRAKTERRNW
- a CDS encoding PadR family transcriptional regulator; translation: MAYERLRESLTRGNLWLYILTTLEGSDASPGEVRERVRERFGFSAAGITFYSVLYRLRREGLVRKASGEFRSTYEITGKGREELERARRLIKEVGGWMERPARGT
- a CDS encoding CDP-alcohol phosphatidyltransferase family protein, which gives rise to MLDRLRARLNGYLLGLGRAFTAFGLSPTAWTAVGFLVAVLSGASFSLSGYKGELLGGLLILGSGFFDIVDGAVARVTNAVSKRGGFLDSTLDRLAEVAIFTGILVGNYTGSTVVLLSLSFSLLVSYTRAKGDSLGISLSGVGVGERSERLIVLAVFSLLGLVDLGVFIVLLMAGYTFLERTYRASRSLSQAVPSILQPP
- the thrS gene encoding threonine--tRNA ligase, translating into MHTDFIEYKPIQKEIAGAEEIRPKQVREDEVVVLFTTVETGDDAQLAAKAVSEAKEFLSKLGTKRLMIYPFAHLSQDLATPSDALPVLLAMEAEAKKAGLEVMRAPFGWNKALQVKVKGHPLAEMSRSYSNLAVGAVPKTKPRREISESEAMARIKRSDFGSLPETDHRIIGERLDLFSFQEPSPGMVYWHDKGLKLRNILEDFLRAELAKRGYVEISSPALANTALWRVSGHAEHYKDNMFLTKLGEEELGMKPMNCPSTFLVYKSRRWSYRDLPVKYATFDPLYRNELSGVASGLFRVKVLSQDDAHIIATEDQAEKELADLLDLMVKVYGVFKLEYKVKVSTRPDESMGSDEEWERATNTLIRVVKKMGFPYEVKAKEGNFYAPKIDVDIKDSLGREWQCGTFQLDLQMPKRFKLTYTGSDGKEHTPVVLHRTILGSLERFIGVMLEHYQGRLPIWLSPVQVKVIPITDSNGEYAGQVLKKLVDAGIRAEGDFEPGTMNAKVKKAQLEKVPEMVIIGEKEQKAGTIAIRDRDGKQRFGMTAEQFVEELRARAARFE